The Pedobacter mucosus genome window below encodes:
- a CDS encoding DUF6965 family protein produces MTAIEFQKLEDFFLNAEKQQTPIYLNQATVINDYEHFLQSHLGPLRLDSASKVNQPLIWRLKTLKLLIESNA; encoded by the coding sequence ATGACAGCTATTGAATTTCAGAAACTAGAAGATTTTTTTTTGAATGCTGAAAAGCAACAAACACCTATCTATTTAAATCAGGCTACGGTAATTAATGATTATGAACATTTTTTACAAAGCCATTTAGGTCCGCTACGATTAGATTCAGCTTCAAAAGTTAATCAGCCTTTAATTTGGAGATTAAAAACATTAAAACTTCTTATTGAATCAAATGCTTAA
- a CDS encoding DUF2271 domain-containing protein, with the protein MNSLLKISLLVTSLAFVKPNLAAAQTAKYKCMIQMTNYMGEGAYIVISLIDAKGQYEKTLYVLGSDKKWYNSLKEWHKFQSKQPANISAITGASVTGGDRSVSTIDIDKSKINAGYKLRFESAVEDQKYNVKDVEIPLTTETLAAKNEGTGFIRYVRFSSN; encoded by the coding sequence ATGAACAGTTTATTAAAGATTTCTTTGCTTGTTACATCACTTGCATTTGTAAAACCAAATTTGGCTGCAGCTCAAACTGCAAAGTATAAGTGCATGATTCAAATGACAAATTATATGGGCGAAGGCGCATACATTGTTATATCATTAATCGATGCTAAAGGCCAGTATGAGAAAACATTATATGTGTTAGGCTCAGATAAAAAATGGTATAATAGTTTAAAAGAATGGCACAAGTTTCAGTCAAAACAACCTGCAAATATTAGTGCAATTACCGGTGCATCGGTAACAGGTGGCGATAGAAGTGTTTCGACTATTGATATTGATAAATCAAAAATCAATGCGGGTTATAAACTTCGTTTCGAAAGTGCTGTAGAAGATCAAAAATACAATGTTAAAGATGTGGAAATACCACTTACAACCGAAACACTTGCCGCTAAAAATGAAGGTACAGGTTTTATTAGATACGTTCGTTTTAGCTCGAATTAA
- a CDS encoding PepSY domain-containing protein — protein sequence MTTSFWRYSHLALAVSSFLFLFLAAVTGAVLSLEPIVEKTKPYSTGNLSDLNLAQTIPVLKQKYSEITRVSVQNSQFVLLEGTDISGKTLKAYIDPKSGKILGTPDKKNEFFQWVTALHRSLFLHETGRFFIGLTSFFLILIALSGIMLTIKRQRGIRRFLARIPNDKSAQYYHVVVGRIALIFILLIAVSGTHLSLETLGLLKSVKTNVNVDFDAIKSGPEKDIKDFEIFKDVNLSDVQSIEFPFSEDVEDYFILTLKDREVAVNQITGEILAESKYPFSILISDLSMKIHTGRASALWAAVLGISSISIIFFIYSGFAITLKRISKKSKNKYPKQDCDYIILLGSENGTTARYAAAVHKVLLKQGKKAFLTSMNNYAVFPNAAQLLIFTSTYGEGEAPSNASKFLALIKETPQPKALHYSVLGFGSKAYPDFCKFAFDVHNYFSSQNWASPLIDIHTVNDGSPQDLMLWQESWSQKSEIPFNGFISSKVEKQSLKSFTVQANKSYGSTFLINLKGGITVQAKSGDLLAIYPANDHRERLYSVGIVNKSIQLSVKLHQNGLGSEFLHSLKSGDKLKARIVKNNHFNFPSKANRVIMISNGTGIAPFLGMIDENKAKIPCHLYCGFKDASSFEPFNDFLNTRLNDFKLNNLNIAYSREGKKQYVSHLISIDEDKIAQELAQSAVIMICGSLSMQKDILLVLAEICLTKTDHPLSFYQSRNQILMDCY from the coding sequence ATGACAACTTCTTTCTGGAGATACAGCCACTTAGCATTGGCTGTATCTTCTTTTCTTTTTCTCTTTCTTGCTGCTGTAACTGGTGCGGTGCTTTCACTCGAACCAATTGTAGAAAAAACTAAACCCTATTCTACAGGAAATTTAAGTGATTTAAATTTAGCTCAAACCATCCCGGTTTTAAAGCAAAAATATTCGGAAATTACCCGCGTCTCTGTCCAAAATAGCCAATTTGTTCTGTTAGAAGGAACTGATATTTCTGGTAAAACTTTAAAAGCATATATAGATCCCAAGTCTGGAAAAATTTTAGGAACTCCTGATAAGAAAAATGAATTTTTTCAGTGGGTTACTGCTTTGCACCGCTCATTGTTTCTGCATGAAACTGGTCGATTTTTTATTGGATTAACCTCCTTTTTTCTGATATTGATTGCCCTATCTGGAATCATGCTTACCATTAAACGTCAACGCGGAATCAGACGTTTTCTTGCTAGAATTCCTAATGACAAATCAGCTCAATATTATCATGTTGTTGTCGGTCGTATTGCGCTCATTTTCATACTGTTAATTGCCGTTAGTGGAACTCATTTGTCACTTGAAACTTTAGGGCTTTTAAAATCCGTAAAAACGAATGTCAATGTCGATTTCGACGCCATCAAATCTGGTCCAGAAAAAGATATTAAAGATTTCGAAATTTTTAAAGATGTAAATTTATCAGATGTTCAATCCATAGAGTTTCCTTTTTCAGAAGATGTTGAAGACTATTTTATACTTACCTTAAAAGACAGAGAAGTTGCTGTTAACCAAATAACAGGAGAAATACTTGCAGAAAGTAAGTATCCTTTTTCAATACTGATTTCAGATTTAAGTATGAAGATTCATACCGGAAGAGCCAGTGCTTTATGGGCCGCTGTTCTTGGGATTTCTTCTATTAGCATTATCTTCTTTATCTATTCTGGTTTTGCAATTACCTTAAAACGAATATCAAAAAAATCAAAAAATAAATATCCTAAACAAGATTGTGATTATATTATTTTACTAGGTTCTGAAAATGGAACTACAGCTCGTTATGCGGCGGCAGTACATAAAGTATTGCTTAAACAAGGTAAGAAAGCCTTTTTAACATCAATGAACAACTATGCTGTTTTCCCGAATGCAGCGCAACTACTTATATTTACGTCGACTTATGGTGAAGGTGAGGCACCTTCAAATGCATCGAAATTTCTTGCTTTAATTAAAGAAACCCCCCAGCCTAAAGCATTACATTATTCAGTTTTGGGTTTCGGCTCAAAGGCATATCCTGACTTCTGTAAATTTGCATTCGATGTTCATAACTACTTTTCATCGCAAAATTGGGCATCGCCATTAATTGATATTCATACCGTAAATGATGGCTCTCCGCAAGATTTAATGTTGTGGCAGGAATCATGGTCGCAAAAAAGCGAAATTCCTTTTAATGGATTTATTAGTAGTAAAGTTGAAAAACAATCGCTCAAAAGCTTTACTGTTCAAGCCAACAAATCATATGGAAGTACCTTTCTAATTAATTTAAAAGGAGGGATAACCGTTCAAGCAAAATCAGGCGATTTGTTAGCTATTTATCCAGCAAACGACCATAGAGAGCGACTTTATTCCGTCGGTATAGTTAATAAAAGTATTCAATTAAGTGTTAAACTGCATCAAAACGGACTAGGGTCTGAGTTTTTGCATAGTTTAAAAAGCGGTGATAAATTAAAGGCAAGAATTGTTAAAAACAACCATTTTAATTTTCCATCAAAGGCCAATAGAGTGATTATGATTTCTAATGGAACCGGTATTGCCCCGTTTCTAGGAATGATTGATGAAAACAAAGCTAAAATTCCTTGTCATTTATATTGTGGTTTTAAAGACGCTTCATCATTTGAACCATTCAATGATTTTTTAAATACAAGGCTGAATGATTTCAAGTTAAACAACCTCAATATTGCCTATTCTAGAGAAGGTAAAAAGCAATATGTAAGTCATTTAATCTCAATTGATGAGGATAAAATAGCACAAGAACTTGCCCAGTCTGCAGTGATTATGATTTGCGGCTCTTTATCAATGCAAAAGGATATTCTTCTAGTTTTAGCAGAAATATGCCTAACTAAAACTGATCATCCATTGTCCTTCTATCAATCTAGAAATCAGATATTGATGGATTGTTACTAG
- the pbpC gene encoding penicillin-binding protein 1C: MNNNLKAYFFTDVICFILLLIFLFSLPKVLFKSPTSFVVEANNGNLLSASIASDGQWRFPVADSIPVKFKDCIIAFEDKRFYNHFGIDFFAIGRAMRQNFNAKTIVSGGSTLTMQVIRLSRKQDRTLLQKLLEIVLAIRLELKYPKEDILKLYAANAPFGSNVVGLDAASWRYYGRDAKNLSWGEMATLAVLPNSPTLVHPGKNASKLIKKRNDLLDKLAKLKYIDQTTANLSKLEPIPGKPLPLPQNAPHLLNRFKLERKSLSVNSTKITSTLDENIQIKLNSILKRYNNRYRANDINNISALVLNAKTGTVVSYVGNIYQPENAALESHVDMIKASRSPGSTLKPLLYASMLNDGYILPHTLIPDIPTQIAGYTPQNYDLGYDGAIAADKALSRSLNIPAVKMLQQYKYERFYDKLKKLGLSTLNQPADHYGLSLILGGSEVTMWDLANTYMGMVRTLNHFNTYKGLYNPDDYQPAEYVNLKIKHEKDYQLNSFLDHGSIWTTFNAMEEVMRPGDEGLWEQFSSSQRVAWKTGTSFGFRDAWAVGLTPDYVVCVWVGNADGEGRPGLIGIETAAPILFDIFRLLPKGKWFETPTTKLKNIKICKQSGYKANEYCPDVVDEMVPVAGEKTKICPFHRIIHLDKTGTFQVTDQCENIASMQHKSWFILPPAMEYYYKIKNSDYKSLPLFKTGCTNPNENSVMELIYPKNGAIVYIPLELDGSRGKIILNAAHRNANAKIYWHIDNEYVATTNNFHQLAVSPAPGKHTVTLVDESGERLMQVFRVLEKKKKE; this comes from the coding sequence ATGAATAACAACTTAAAAGCATATTTTTTTACAGATGTTATTTGTTTTATCCTGCTTTTAATATTTCTTTTTTCTCTGCCTAAAGTTCTTTTTAAATCTCCCACTTCCTTTGTTGTTGAGGCCAATAATGGCAATTTGTTAAGCGCATCTATTGCCAGTGATGGCCAATGGCGTTTTCCGGTTGCAGATAGCATTCCCGTAAAATTTAAAGATTGCATTATTGCATTTGAAGACAAGCGATTTTACAATCATTTCGGAATAGATTTTTTCGCAATCGGCCGGGCAATGAGGCAGAATTTTAATGCTAAAACTATTGTAAGTGGTGGAAGTACACTCACTATGCAAGTCATCCGCTTATCAAGAAAGCAAGATCGAACCCTTCTACAAAAACTATTAGAAATTGTATTAGCAATACGATTAGAATTGAAATATCCTAAAGAGGATATTTTAAAATTATACGCTGCAAATGCTCCTTTCGGAAGTAATGTTGTTGGTTTAGATGCGGCAAGTTGGAGATATTATGGTAGAGATGCTAAAAATCTTTCGTGGGGAGAAATGGCAACTTTAGCCGTTTTGCCTAACAGCCCAACATTGGTTCATCCAGGAAAAAATGCTTCAAAACTCATTAAAAAGCGAAATGATTTACTTGATAAACTGGCTAAATTAAAATACATAGATCAAACTACGGCGAACCTTTCTAAGCTTGAGCCTATTCCCGGTAAACCTTTGCCACTACCCCAAAATGCACCGCATCTGCTAAATCGGTTTAAACTAGAAAGAAAATCTTTATCAGTCAATTCAACTAAAATTACTTCAACTTTAGATGAAAATATTCAGATTAAGTTAAATTCAATTTTAAAGCGATACAATAATCGTTATCGTGCTAACGACATCAATAATATTTCGGCATTGGTTTTAAATGCCAAAACTGGTACTGTAGTAAGTTATGTTGGCAATATTTATCAGCCAGAAAATGCAGCGTTAGAGAGTCATGTTGATATGATTAAAGCTTCGAGAAGCCCCGGGAGCACACTTAAACCATTGTTGTATGCGAGTATGCTTAACGACGGTTATATCTTACCTCATACTTTAATACCTGATATTCCGACTCAAATTGCTGGCTATACTCCTCAAAATTACGATTTAGGTTATGATGGAGCCATTGCTGCTGATAAAGCATTGAGTCGTTCATTAAACATTCCGGCGGTAAAAATGTTGCAGCAATATAAGTATGAACGTTTTTATGATAAGTTAAAAAAACTCGGTTTAAGTACGCTAAATCAACCAGCGGATCATTATGGTTTATCCTTAATTTTAGGCGGAAGTGAAGTAACCATGTGGGATTTAGCTAACACTTATATGGGCATGGTTCGCACTTTAAACCATTTTAACACCTATAAAGGCTTATATAATCCAGATGATTATCAGCCTGCCGAGTATGTTAATTTAAAAATCAAACATGAAAAGGACTACCAACTAAATTCATTTTTAGATCATGGCTCTATCTGGACCACCTTTAATGCAATGGAAGAAGTAATGCGACCTGGAGATGAAGGTTTATGGGAACAGTTTTCTTCCTCGCAAAGGGTGGCTTGGAAAACTGGAACAAGTTTTGGTTTCCGCGATGCCTGGGCGGTTGGTTTAACGCCAGATTATGTAGTTTGTGTATGGGTTGGAAATGCTGATGGTGAAGGCAGACCAGGATTGATTGGGATAGAAACTGCAGCGCCGATTTTATTTGATATTTTTAGGTTGCTACCAAAAGGAAAATGGTTTGAAACCCCAACTACCAAACTAAAAAACATCAAGATTTGCAAGCAAAGTGGTTATAAAGCCAATGAATATTGCCCTGATGTTGTTGATGAAATGGTCCCTGTAGCAGGAGAAAAAACTAAAATTTGTCCGTTTCATAGAATAATTCATTTGGATAAGACAGGTACATTTCAAGTAACCGATCAATGCGAAAACATTGCAAGTATGCAACACAAAAGTTGGTTTATTTTGCCGCCTGCTATGGAATATTATTATAAAATAAAAAATAGCGACTACAAATCCTTGCCTCTTTTTAAAACTGGCTGTACGAACCCAAATGAAAATAGTGTTATGGAATTAATTTATCCTAAAAATGGCGCTATTGTTTATATACCACTTGAATTAGATGGATCCAGGGGTAAAATTATTTTGAATGCAGCGCATCGTAATGCAAATGCAAAGATCTATTGGCACATTGATAATGAATATGTTGCGACAACCAATAACTTTCATCAATTGGCAGTAAGTCCGGCACCAGGCAAACATACAGTAACCTTGGTTGATGAAAGTGGCGAACGATTGATGCAAGTTTTTAGGGTATTGGAAAAGAAAAAAAAGGAATAA
- a CDS encoding DUF3072 domain-containing protein, with the protein MINDENELFDEQENNESNNSDLKGSNAIKDPDEWTTGDEPMTGAQHSYLKTLSDEAKEEFDETLNKSEASKRIDELQHKTGRGL; encoded by the coding sequence ATGATAAATGATGAAAATGAACTTTTCGATGAGCAGGAAAATAATGAAAGCAATAATTCGGATTTAAAAGGTTCTAACGCAATTAAAGATCCTGATGAATGGACAACTGGTGATGAGCCGATGACTGGCGCACAACACTCTTATCTAAAAACGTTATCAGATGAAGCAAAGGAAGAATTTGATGAAACGCTTAATAAATCTGAAGCTTCAAAACGGATAGATGAGTTACAGCATAAAACAGGTAGAGGTTTGTAA
- a CDS encoding FAD:protein FMN transferase has product MLPARNYLKKLILLLLIVSAFNAKSQVLRKRTTLLMGGRFDITIVAKNKALAEENIDLVISEIARIESLISDWKADSQVSEVNQNAGLRPVKVDAEVFELTERAINLSKITNGAFDISFAAMDKIWKFDGSMIEMPSPESIKKSVARVGYANILLDKEKSTIFLKLKGMKIGFGALGEGYAADRCREMMLAKGIKAGIVNASGDMSVWGKQPNGKNWTVGITNPLKEDTVLAVVALKKGAVVTSGSYRKFVEFDGKRYSHIINPSTGYPATGLISVTIFGPSTEMANGLSTSTMVLGKDAGKQLLEKYPDYSYIMITDKGEFIISNDPMLSKIEVPHKVQVDK; this is encoded by the coding sequence ATGCTACCAGCCAGAAACTACCTAAAAAAACTTATTCTACTTCTCTTAATTGTATCAGCTTTTAATGCGAAATCGCAGGTTTTAAGGAAAAGAACAACCCTGTTAATGGGTGGTAGATTCGACATTACCATCGTAGCAAAAAATAAAGCTTTAGCAGAGGAAAATATTGACCTTGTAATTTCAGAAATAGCCAGGATAGAAAGTTTAATATCAGATTGGAAAGCTGATTCGCAAGTTTCCGAAGTAAACCAGAATGCAGGATTAAGGCCAGTAAAGGTAGATGCGGAGGTTTTCGAATTAACTGAACGGGCAATAAACTTATCTAAAATTACTAATGGAGCATTTGACATCAGCTTTGCTGCCATGGATAAAATTTGGAAATTCGATGGATCAATGATAGAAATGCCATCGCCAGAAAGCATCAAAAAATCCGTAGCCCGAGTAGGCTATGCAAACATTTTGCTAGACAAAGAAAAATCAACCATATTTTTGAAGTTAAAAGGAATGAAAATCGGTTTTGGTGCTTTGGGCGAAGGTTATGCCGCAGATAGATGTCGTGAAATGATGCTAGCAAAAGGAATAAAAGCCGGAATTGTCAATGCCTCAGGTGATATGAGTGTTTGGGGAAAGCAACCAAATGGAAAGAATTGGACAGTTGGCATCACAAACCCATTGAAAGAAGATACGGTTTTAGCAGTAGTTGCGCTTAAAAAAGGTGCTGTTGTAACTTCAGGAAGTTATAGAAAGTTTGTAGAGTTTGATGGAAAACGATATTCACACATCATTAATCCATCAACTGGTTATCCAGCCACGGGATTAATAAGCGTAACGATTTTTGGTCCTAGTACCGAAATGGCAAACGGATTAAGCACTTCAACAATGGTTTTAGGAAAAGACGCTGGGAAGCAATTGCTGGAAAAATATCCAGATTACAGCTACATTATGATAACAGATAAAGGTGAATTTATTATTTCAAATGATCCAATGCTCTCAAAAATTGAAGTTCCTCACAAAGTTCAAGTCGATAAATAG
- a CDS encoding NAD(P)-dependent alcohol dehydrogenase, which yields MIATKGYAAQSAETDLAPWNFERREVGPHDVQFEILFCGVCHSDLHQIKNDWFPGIFPMVPGHEIVGRVVKVGDHVTKFKVGDLAGTGCMVDSCQVCENCKQDLEQYCLEGNTQTYNGLERDGKTPTYGGYSDSIVVREEFVLKVSDKLDLAAVAPLLCAGITTYSPLRHWKVGKGHKLAVLGLGGLGHMAVKFGVAFGAEVTVLSTSPKKEEDAKKLGAHHFVVTSDPAQIEAAKGTFDFILDTVSAEHDFNMYLSLLRTNGIHICVGVPPKPAEIAAFSLLGGRKSLAGSGIGGIAETQEMLDFCAENNIVSDIEMIDIKDIQNAYDRMQKGDVRYRFVIDMATL from the coding sequence ATGATAGCAACAAAAGGATATGCGGCACAAAGTGCCGAAACAGATTTAGCACCTTGGAATTTTGAACGCCGTGAAGTTGGTCCACACGATGTTCAGTTCGAGATACTTTTCTGTGGTGTTTGTCATTCAGATCTTCATCAAATAAAAAACGATTGGTTTCCAGGGATTTTCCCAATGGTACCTGGACATGAAATTGTTGGTCGTGTTGTAAAAGTAGGGGATCATGTTACAAAATTTAAGGTTGGGGATCTTGCCGGAACTGGCTGTATGGTCGATTCTTGTCAGGTTTGCGAAAACTGTAAACAAGACCTAGAACAATATTGCCTTGAAGGAAATACGCAAACTTACAATGGATTAGAAAGAGATGGAAAAACACCTACTTATGGTGGATATTCTGATAGTATTGTGGTTAGGGAGGAGTTTGTTTTAAAAGTTTCTGATAAACTTGATCTTGCTGCAGTTGCGCCTTTATTATGTGCAGGTATTACAACTTATTCGCCATTACGCCACTGGAAAGTTGGTAAAGGACATAAACTTGCAGTTTTAGGTTTAGGTGGATTAGGCCATATGGCGGTTAAATTTGGAGTTGCTTTTGGCGCTGAAGTAACTGTATTAAGTACATCACCTAAAAAAGAAGAAGATGCTAAGAAACTTGGTGCGCACCATTTTGTGGTAACTTCTGATCCTGCACAGATTGAGGCTGCTAAAGGAACTTTCGATTTCATTTTAGATACGGTTTCAGCTGAGCACGATTTTAATATGTATCTTTCATTGTTAAGAACAAATGGTATACATATTTGTGTAGGTGTTCCACCAAAACCGGCTGAAATTGCTGCATTTAGTTTGCTTGGCGGTAGAAAAAGTTTAGCCGGATCTGGTATCGGCGGTATTGCTGAAACTCAGGAAATGCTTGATTTTTGCGCAGAAAACAATATTGTTTCAGATATCGAAATGATCGACATTAAAGATATTCAAAATGCATATGATCGTATGCAAAAAGGTGATGTTCGTTATAGATTCGTTATTGACATGGCAACTTTATAG
- a CDS encoding ankyrin repeat domain-containing protein has translation MKKIVLALIALWTFSAQAQKNILLDQSFWQGKPDVNSVKAEIEKGANPAQLNFMSMDAVTMAINGEAPNETIKFLLAQPGNEATKLTHDGRIYLHWAASKGNDEIVNLLLEKGSNVALKDSHGVTALTFAAGGAQANTKIYDLLIAKGANLKTDVNGNGANALLLGIGNDKDFKLTDYFISKGLDLNSKDADGANAFGYAARSGNMELLKALIKKGVPVDNNALIMASEGSRRGSNGIEVFQYLESLKIKPTAVNKEGRNVLHALVRKPKQNEIITHFITAGVDVNQADNEGNTVFINAASSNRDTTVLALLLPKVKNINQANAKGQTALSLAVGSNSSAVVAYLISKGADINVVDKDGNNLAYALIQSYGPAEGGGRGGFNQGGPTKAEEFAAKMKLLQAKSFNLASPQKNGNTLYHLAVVKGDLNLIKSLQDLKIDVNAKNKEGITVLHKAAMISKDDSILKYLISIGAKKDPKTNFDESAFDLASENESLAKANVSLTFLK, from the coding sequence ATGAAAAAAATAGTATTAGCGCTAATTGCGCTATGGACATTTTCTGCTCAGGCACAAAAAAATATCCTTTTAGATCAATCTTTCTGGCAGGGTAAGCCTGATGTAAACAGTGTTAAAGCTGAAATTGAAAAAGGCGCTAATCCGGCTCAGCTAAATTTTATGAGTATGGATGCAGTAACAATGGCTATTAATGGAGAAGCTCCAAACGAAACTATTAAATTTCTTTTAGCTCAGCCAGGAAATGAAGCGACCAAATTAACTCACGATGGACGTATTTATCTTCATTGGGCGGCAAGCAAAGGAAATGACGAAATCGTTAATCTTTTATTAGAAAAAGGTTCTAATGTTGCGTTAAAAGATAGTCATGGGGTAACAGCCTTAACTTTTGCAGCAGGTGGAGCGCAAGCAAATACTAAAATATATGATCTTCTTATTGCTAAAGGAGCCAATTTAAAAACTGATGTTAACGGAAATGGCGCAAACGCATTGTTGTTAGGTATTGGAAATGATAAAGATTTTAAGCTTACGGATTACTTTATTTCGAAAGGATTAGATTTAAACAGTAAGGATGCTGATGGAGCCAATGCTTTTGGTTACGCAGCAAGATCTGGTAATATGGAATTGCTTAAAGCTTTGATTAAAAAAGGCGTTCCTGTAGATAACAATGCACTTATTATGGCAAGTGAAGGTTCGAGAAGAGGAAGTAATGGAATTGAAGTTTTTCAATATTTAGAAAGCCTGAAGATTAAACCAACTGCAGTAAATAAAGAAGGTAGAAATGTATTGCATGCGCTTGTTCGCAAGCCAAAACAAAATGAAATTATTACTCATTTTATTACTGCAGGAGTTGATGTTAATCAAGCTGATAATGAAGGCAATACGGTTTTTATTAATGCTGCATCATCTAATCGTGATACAACAGTTTTAGCTTTATTACTTCCTAAAGTTAAAAACATTAATCAGGCAAATGCCAAAGGACAAACAGCACTTTCGTTAGCTGTAGGAAGCAATTCATCAGCAGTTGTTGCTTATTTAATTTCAAAAGGTGCTGATATAAATGTAGTAGATAAAGATGGAAACAATCTTGCTTATGCATTAATCCAATCTTACGGACCAGCAGAAGGCGGAGGTAGAGGCGGCTTTAATCAAGGCGGACCAACAAAAGCCGAAGAATTTGCTGCTAAAATGAAATTGCTTCAGGCAAAAAGTTTTAACCTTGCTTCACCACAAAAAAATGGCAATACACTTTATCATTTAGCTGTAGTAAAGGGCGATCTTAACTTAATTAAAAGCCTGCAGGATTTAAAGATTGATGTTAATGCAAAAAATAAAGAAGGTATTACTGTTTTGCATAAGGCTGCGATGATATCAAAAGATGATTCGATACTTAAATATTTAATATCAATAGGCGCTAAAAAAGATCCTAAAACAAATTTCGACGAAAGTGCTTTCGATTTAGCTAGTGAAAATGAATCACTTGCTAAGGCTAATGTTTCCCTTACCTTTTTAAAATAA
- a CDS encoding RagB/SusD family nutrient uptake outer membrane protein — protein sequence MKNKYILGLGVMVITFSACTKLNEDLHGQVNSGTLSQGNVPGLISAAYIAMRGPYQAPWNWSALQEVTSDETIVPTRAGDWDDNGAWRALHLHKWAADDGRISGVFRDLNSISYAATTVLRFSPTPAQAAEARFLRAFAQFSILDGWGQVPYRETGEGVTLPSKVRNAADEIAYLITELTAIIPDLPTGNPNVANKNAAKTLLMKVYLNKGAFLNRNAPTFDAADMAKVISLADEIATSGYILSTNYFDNFAPNNNVLSKENIFTAENTAGNDGSDLDGQWKCTLHYNQNPSGYNGFSSLSNFYNKFEASDKRRGGSYAGQTNISGIRVGFLVGPQFDQNGVALKDRKGNPLSFTPEVSIIERDPNHLEVAGIRVIKYPIDYANTGSRKPDNDWVYFRYSDVLLMKAEAQLRTSQAAAALTIVNSIRTIRGASLFTSLTLDNLLDERGRELYWESFRRQDLIRFNKFLTPWQEKPTDDPRYLLFPIPDNQLGNPNLTQNPGY from the coding sequence ATGAAAAACAAATATATTTTGGGCTTAGGGGTAATGGTTATTACCTTTTCAGCCTGCACAAAACTTAATGAGGATCTTCACGGACAAGTAAATTCAGGTACGCTTTCTCAAGGAAATGTTCCTGGATTAATATCGGCGGCTTACATCGCAATGAGAGGTCCATATCAGGCGCCATGGAACTGGTCGGCTTTACAAGAAGTTACTTCGGATGAAACCATAGTGCCAACACGAGCAGGAGACTGGGATGATAATGGCGCATGGAGAGCGCTTCACTTACATAAATGGGCGGCAGATGATGGTAGGATTTCTGGTGTTTTTAGAGATTTAAATAGTATCAGCTATGCGGCTACAACTGTGTTAAGATTTTCTCCAACGCCAGCCCAAGCAGCTGAAGCACGTTTCCTTAGGGCATTTGCTCAATTTTCTATTTTAGATGGATGGGGACAAGTGCCCTACCGTGAAACTGGCGAAGGTGTAACACTTCCATCAAAGGTTAGAAATGCAGCTGATGAAATTGCTTATTTAATCACAGAATTGACAGCTATAATTCCTGATCTTCCAACGGGAAATCCGAATGTGGCCAATAAGAATGCAGCGAAGACTTTATTAATGAAAGTTTATTTAAATAAAGGCGCATTTTTAAATCGTAATGCACCAACATTCGATGCTGCAGATATGGCTAAAGTGATTAGTCTTGCTGATGAAATTGCAACAAGTGGTTATATTTTATCTACTAACTATTTTGACAATTTTGCGCCAAATAATAATGTTCTTTCTAAAGAAAATATCTTTACAGCAGAAAATACAGCAGGTAATGATGGAAGTGATTTAGATGGGCAATGGAAGTGTACGTTGCATTACAACCAAAATCCAAGCGGTTACAATGGTTTCTCTAGCTTATCTAATTTCTATAACAAATTTGAAGCTTCTGATAAAAGAAGAGGTGGATCTTATGCCGGACAAACAAACATATCTGGTATTAGGGTTGGATTTTTAGTTGGGCCACAATTTGATCAAAATGGTGTTGCTTTGAAGGATAGAAAAGGTAATCCATTATCTTTTACGCCAGAAGTTAGCATTATCGAACGTGATCCAAATCACTTAGAAGTTGCTGGTATCCGTGTGATAAAATATCCGATTGATTATGCCAATACAGGTTCAAGAAAACCAGATAATGATTGGGTATATTTCCGCTATTCAGATGTTTTATTAATGAAAGCAGAAGCTCAATTAAGAACTTCACAAGCTGCAGCAGCCTTAACAATCGTAAATTCGATAAGAACGATTAGGGGCGCAAGTTTATTTACAAGTTTAACTTTAGATAACTTATTAGATGAACGCGGACGTGAATTGTATTGGGAAAGTTTTAGAAGACAAGACTTAATCCGCTTTAATAAATTTTTAACACCTTGGCAGGAAAAACCAACTGACGATCCGAGATATTTATTATTTCCTATTCCGGATAATCAGTTAGGAAATCCAAATTTGACTCAGAACCCTGGGTATTAA